A stretch of Arachis hypogaea cultivar Tifrunner chromosome 15, arahy.Tifrunner.gnm2.J5K5, whole genome shotgun sequence DNA encodes these proteins:
- the LOC112749764 gene encoding ethylene-responsive transcription factor ERF022, which translates to MENPTSSTMQECNNDNVMVPQSYRGVRKRKWGKWVSEIREPGKKTRIWLGSYELPEMAAAAYDVAALHLRGRSARLNFPELVETMPRPVSSRAEDVQAAAQQAALRFKSSTEVDSAPDNNKGTILPVRIGLSPSQIQAINESPLDSPKMWMRMATEAFMFGFHDHNYHHDYCDYDYGMLELSEWEEIQHESLWDS; encoded by the coding sequence atGGAAAATCCAACTAGCAGCACCATGCAAGAATGTAACAATGATAATGTGATGGTGCCGCAGTCTTACAGGGGAGTTCGTAAGAGAAAATGGGGCAAATGGGTGTCCGAAATTCGCGAACCGGGGAAGAAAACCAGAATATGGCTAGGGAGCTATGAGCTACCTGAAATGGCGGCTGCAGCCTACGATGTGGCGGCATTGCACCTTAGAGGCCGCTCTGCCAGGCTCAACTTCCCGGAGTTGGTGGAGACTATGCCCCGGCCGGTGAGTTCAAGGGCCGAGGACGTGCAAGCCGCGGCTCAGCAAGCTGCATTAAGATTCAAGAGTTCTACAGAGGTAGATAGTGCCCCTGATAACAACAAGGGCACTATCCTTCCCGTAAGGATAGGATTGTCTCCTAGTCAGATTCAGGCGATTAATGAATCTCCATTAGACTCGCCAAAAATGTGGATGCGAATGGCTACTGAAGCATTCATGTTTGGCTTCCATGATCATAATTATCATCATGATTattgtgattatgattatggTATGTTAGAGTTAAGCGAATGGGAAGAAATTCAGCATGAATCTTTATGGGATTCATGA
- the LOC112749766 gene encoding cytochrome c: protein MASFDQAPPGDSKSGEKIFKTKCAQCHTVEKGAGHKQGPNLNGLFGRQSGTTPGYSYSAANKSMAVTWEEKTLYDYLLNPKKYIPGTKMVFPGLKKPQERADLIAYLKESTAQ from the exons ATGGCGTCTTTTGACCAGGCACCTCCCGGCGACTCCAAGTCCGGCGAGAAAATCTTCAAGACCAAGTGCGCTCAGTGCCATACCGTCGAGAAAGGTGCCGGCCACAAACAAG GACCTAATCTGAATGGTTTGTTTGGAAGGCAGTCAGGCACTACTCCTGGATACTCCTATTCTGCTGCTAACAAGAGCATGGCTGTGACTTGGGAGGAAAAGACCCTATATGATTACTTGCTTAACCCCAAAAAG TATATTCCAGGGACAAAGATGGTGTTTCCAGGTCTTAAGAAACCCCAGGAACGCGCTGATCTTATTGCATATCTGAAAGAATCAACTGCACAGTAA